The following coding sequences are from one Myxococcus guangdongensis window:
- a CDS encoding esterase/lipase family protein, which translates to MTIPEAPPKPRVGKVDVALGVLNGVLGDYLHRRSNALATPMGLFHEGRPLPVEREALRAAHPSSTGRVVLWVHGLAVTEAVWAFPSEPTTDYGTLLERDAGFTPLYLRYNTGLHISDNGEALAHLLQRLVAEFPVPITELVLVGYSMGGLVLRSACHLASEACLPWLSLVRRSYSIGVPHFGSPLERMGTVVAQVLRAVPNSYTRLVADVVDLRSSGVKDLGVARLRRQDWEDTSAPCAPLRPPQGIAHHLIVGALGQEGAWVSALFGDGVVSMASASGRTGPGDSSPLFPPENVQVVPGIDHVTLAHHASVYARLRESLMLEAS; encoded by the coding sequence ATGACGATTCCGGAAGCCCCGCCCAAGCCTCGTGTGGGCAAGGTCGATGTCGCGCTCGGCGTGCTCAATGGCGTGCTGGGGGACTATCTCCACCGTCGGAGCAACGCGCTGGCCACCCCCATGGGGCTCTTCCACGAGGGCCGCCCGCTCCCGGTCGAGCGGGAGGCCTTGCGCGCCGCGCATCCGAGCTCCACGGGGCGCGTGGTCCTGTGGGTCCATGGGCTCGCCGTCACCGAGGCCGTCTGGGCCTTTCCCTCCGAGCCCACCACCGACTACGGCACCCTCCTGGAGCGCGACGCGGGCTTCACGCCGCTCTACCTCCGCTACAACACCGGGCTGCACATCTCCGACAACGGAGAGGCCCTCGCGCACCTGCTGCAACGCCTGGTCGCCGAGTTCCCCGTCCCCATCACCGAGCTCGTCCTCGTCGGCTACAGCATGGGCGGCCTCGTCCTGCGCAGCGCCTGCCACCTGGCCTCCGAGGCGTGCCTGCCCTGGCTCTCCCTCGTGCGGCGCTCCTACTCCATCGGCGTGCCCCACTTCGGCAGCCCCCTGGAGCGCATGGGCACCGTCGTCGCCCAGGTGCTCCGCGCCGTGCCCAATTCCTACACCCGCCTCGTCGCCGACGTCGTCGACCTGCGCAGCAGCGGGGTGAAGGACCTGGGCGTCGCTCGGCTGCGTCGACAGGATTGGGAGGACACCTCCGCGCCGTGCGCGCCCCTGCGTCCTCCCCAGGGCATCGCCCATCACCTCATCGTCGGGGCGCTCGGGCAGGAGGGCGCGTGGGTCTCCGCCCTGTTCGGCGATGGCGTCGTCTCCATGGCGAGCGCCTCCGGGCGCACCGGCCCGGGTGATTCGAGCCCGTTGTTCCCTCCGGAGAACGTCCAGGTGGTCCCGGGCATCGACCACGTCACGCTCGCGCACCACGCGTCGGTCTACGCGCGGCTGCGCGAGTCACTCATGTTGGAGGCCTCATGA
- a CDS encoding RCC1 domain-containing protein codes for MSCIPDAGQPDAGLPDAGLPDTGPPDAGPPPPEPPTLIEATQSTVNTVPDEAVSFRVVARDDKTPRLRFTWAATTGTLGTPTHSDTTSELTWTSPSCLPTGTRIQVTATVTDGEDLSTTKTFLLSARPCTGPRVSAGHAHSLAVREDGTLWTWGDNGPGAFGHGTDAERHTPVQEAALTQIIAVSGGLRHSLALSADGTVWSWGANYFGELGDGTNTGRITPARMNGLPPVIAIAAGSTYSVALGEDGTVWTWGNNSFGQLGDGTHSPRNWPWKVQGLPRITSIAAGEGWQTLAAGADGSVWAWGSNTSGQLGDDSLVDRSTPVRLAGVGSAVALSGGMGWSMALLVDGSVWSWGSNHKGALGDGGTDILRSKPAAIPGLGGVTAIDAGASHGLAIRDDGTVWAWGDNHSGQLGDGTVTARPSPMQIPELTGALSISANSDHSLAFLQGGGVRAWGHNGEGRLGVGPPPRRHTPTQVPGLTGVSAVATQSLHSVALREDGTVWTWGENLNGELGDGSDQRRHTPVQVLGLSDVVAIAAGSQHTLALRGDGTVWAWGSDVFGQLGNGPAYARLIPIQVQGLARVTRIAAGENHSLALGDDGTVWTWGDNSSGELGDGTTTHRQAPVEVPGLTEVTALAAGADHSLALRSDGTVWAWGGNLVGQLGDGTTTGRTTPIQVPGMTNVASVTAGKEHSLATRRDGTAWSWGRPDQGRLGIGGSGNGRTPARMGTLTNLRALAGGGMHSLMLHDNGDLQATGGNSHGQRGDTDPGDESRGRRVSGISNVTHVAAASRHSLALRADGTVWTWGDNAVGQLGDGVSADALHPLQVTFTPGSL; via the coding sequence ATGAGCTGCATCCCGGATGCGGGCCAGCCCGACGCGGGCCTCCCCGACGCGGGCCTCCCGGACACGGGTCCACCCGACGCGGGCCCTCCTCCCCCCGAGCCGCCCACGCTCATCGAAGCCACCCAATCCACCGTCAACACCGTGCCGGACGAGGCGGTCTCCTTCCGGGTCGTCGCCCGCGATGACAAGACACCCCGACTGCGCTTCACGTGGGCCGCCACCACGGGCACGCTCGGGACGCCCACACACTCGGACACCACCAGCGAGCTGACGTGGACCAGCCCCTCCTGCCTGCCGACGGGAACTCGCATCCAGGTCACCGCCACCGTGACGGATGGTGAGGACCTCTCCACCACCAAGACGTTCCTTCTGTCAGCCCGTCCGTGCACGGGCCCCAGGGTCTCCGCGGGCCACGCCCACTCGCTGGCCGTGCGCGAGGACGGCACCCTCTGGACCTGGGGCGACAACGGGCCCGGCGCGTTCGGCCATGGGACCGACGCCGAGCGCCACACCCCTGTCCAGGAAGCGGCGTTGACACAAATCATCGCGGTATCCGGGGGCCTCCGACACTCGCTGGCCTTGAGTGCAGACGGCACGGTCTGGAGCTGGGGCGCCAACTACTTCGGCGAGCTGGGCGATGGCACGAACACCGGCCGCATCACCCCCGCGCGGATGAACGGGCTGCCACCGGTCATCGCCATCGCCGCGGGGAGCACCTACTCCGTCGCGCTCGGCGAGGACGGCACTGTCTGGACCTGGGGCAACAACAGCTTCGGCCAGCTCGGCGATGGGACGCACTCCCCCAGGAACTGGCCGTGGAAGGTCCAGGGGTTGCCTCGCATCACCAGCATCGCCGCCGGCGAGGGCTGGCAGACGCTGGCGGCAGGCGCGGACGGGAGCGTCTGGGCGTGGGGCAGCAATACCTCTGGCCAGCTCGGCGACGACTCGCTCGTCGACCGCTCCACGCCGGTCCGGCTCGCGGGGGTGGGCTCCGCCGTCGCGCTCTCCGGGGGCATGGGCTGGTCCATGGCCCTCCTCGTCGATGGCAGCGTCTGGTCCTGGGGAAGCAATCACAAGGGCGCCCTGGGCGACGGCGGAACGGACATCTTGCGAAGCAAGCCCGCGGCCATCCCCGGCTTGGGCGGCGTGACGGCCATCGACGCGGGCGCCTCGCACGGCCTGGCCATCCGGGACGACGGGACGGTCTGGGCGTGGGGTGACAATCACTCCGGTCAACTGGGCGATGGCACGGTGACGGCGCGCCCTTCGCCGATGCAGATCCCGGAGCTGACGGGCGCCCTCTCCATCTCCGCGAACAGCGACCATTCCCTCGCGTTCCTCCAGGGCGGCGGCGTCCGAGCATGGGGGCACAATGGAGAAGGCCGGCTCGGCGTGGGCCCGCCGCCGCGACGTCACACGCCGACCCAGGTCCCAGGGCTGACAGGCGTCAGCGCCGTGGCCACCCAGTCCCTCCATTCCGTGGCACTGCGTGAGGACGGCACGGTCTGGACCTGGGGAGAGAATCTGAACGGAGAGCTCGGTGATGGCAGCGACCAGCGGCGCCACACACCGGTGCAGGTCCTGGGGCTCTCCGACGTCGTCGCCATCGCGGCGGGGAGCCAGCACACGCTGGCCCTGCGTGGGGATGGCACCGTCTGGGCCTGGGGTTCCGACGTCTTCGGACAGCTCGGCAACGGACCGGCGTACGCCCGCCTCATTCCCATCCAGGTACAGGGGCTCGCCCGCGTCACCCGAATCGCCGCGGGAGAGAACCACTCGCTCGCCCTGGGCGACGACGGCACGGTCTGGACCTGGGGCGACAACTCCTCCGGTGAGCTCGGAGATGGAACGACCACCCATCGGCAGGCCCCTGTCGAGGTGCCGGGGTTGACGGAGGTGACCGCCCTCGCCGCGGGAGCAGACCACTCGCTCGCCCTGCGCAGCGATGGAACGGTCTGGGCCTGGGGTGGCAACCTGGTCGGCCAGCTCGGAGACGGAACGACCACCGGGCGCACCACCCCCATCCAGGTGCCAGGAATGACCAACGTCGCCTCGGTGACGGCGGGCAAGGAACACTCGCTCGCCACCCGGAGGGACGGCACCGCCTGGTCCTGGGGAAGGCCCGACCAGGGACGGCTGGGCATCGGGGGCTCCGGCAATGGAAGGACACCGGCGAGGATGGGCACGCTGACCAACCTCCGCGCGCTGGCGGGCGGAGGCATGCACTCGCTGATGCTCCACGACAACGGGGACCTCCAGGCCACGGGGGGAAACAGCCACGGCCAGCGCGGAGACACGGACCCCGGTGACGAATCTCGGGGGCGGCGAGTGTCCGGCATCTCCAACGTCACCCACGTCGCCGCAGCCAGTCGCCACTCATTGGCCCTCCGCGCGGATGGCACGGTCTGGACCTGGGGAGACAACGCCGTGGGGCAACTGGGTGATGGTGTCTCCGCCGACGCGCTCCATCCCCTGCAGGTGACGTTCACGCCAGGGAGTTTGTAG
- a CDS encoding ADYC domain-containing protein: MKPTPPGDPDINEGLPVRDCRVEPCVLGTGAQPLDPWQCPTGQPSCHPPETNGLGIYIIEGGTYCFMVDGIPRFCPEAFENVPASAASPHPSVRLMGRDPTKRGGQLGEATVTGVLQNPQIPGADEGVRIHSIQATGTQLTVNYCSLSSPCLDRATQVHSLQGEKLRRLKLVVRLPPDDGAPTGPFVLELAVTPLSDASARVHGYDVRYREYATGRPWLKHCTPRGATAPDRDPTSFLPGLRINSVNAAVEPVPEWTTVGCASGAIVTCLDWGYAPWSPETGDYDVLRGHVFGACLQAKRAAYFVGRGDLSSYTRNGTRIAKRDELGLGRNANNHVEELRTLEALWSPLGAVCLNAENRRVPDIDLPAGLYDVPPCPRSPTWTSTGKLATGTVNPATH; this comes from the coding sequence GTGAAACCCACTCCGCCTGGAGACCCCGACATCAACGAAGGGTTGCCCGTCCGGGACTGCCGCGTGGAGCCCTGTGTGCTCGGAACGGGGGCACAGCCGCTGGATCCCTGGCAATGTCCGACGGGACAACCCAGCTGCCACCCCCCCGAGACGAACGGACTGGGCATCTACATCATCGAGGGCGGCACCTACTGCTTCATGGTGGATGGCATTCCACGCTTCTGTCCCGAAGCCTTCGAGAACGTTCCGGCCTCGGCCGCGTCACCCCACCCCTCTGTCCGATTGATGGGCCGAGACCCCACCAAGCGCGGGGGACAGCTCGGCGAAGCCACCGTGACTGGCGTGCTTCAGAATCCTCAGATTCCCGGCGCCGACGAGGGCGTCCGGATTCACAGCATCCAGGCCACGGGCACCCAGCTCACGGTGAACTACTGTTCCCTGTCCAGCCCCTGCCTGGACAGAGCCACCCAGGTCCACTCCCTGCAGGGCGAGAAGCTCCGCCGGTTGAAGCTCGTGGTGCGGCTTCCACCCGACGACGGCGCTCCCACAGGCCCCTTCGTCCTCGAACTGGCCGTGACGCCCCTCTCGGATGCGTCGGCCCGGGTCCACGGGTACGACGTCCGCTATCGGGAATACGCGACCGGACGCCCTTGGCTGAAGCACTGCACTCCGAGGGGCGCCACCGCCCCCGACAGGGACCCCACGTCGTTCCTGCCGGGGCTGCGCATCAACAGCGTGAACGCAGCCGTCGAGCCCGTCCCCGAGTGGACCACCGTCGGCTGTGCGTCGGGAGCCATCGTCACCTGCCTCGACTGGGGCTACGCCCCCTGGAGCCCCGAAACGGGCGACTACGATGTGCTGCGCGGCCATGTCTTCGGCGCGTGCCTGCAGGCCAAGCGCGCCGCGTACTTCGTCGGCCGTGGAGACCTCTCGAGCTACACCCGGAACGGCACGCGCATCGCCAAGCGCGACGAACTCGGCCTGGGGAGGAACGCGAACAACCACGTCGAGGAGCTTCGTACGCTGGAGGCCCTCTGGAGTCCCCTGGGCGCAGTCTGCCTCAACGCGGAGAATCGCCGGGTCCCCGACATCGACCTGCCCGCGGGACTGTACGATGTACCGCCTTGTCCCAGGTCGCCCACGTGGACATCGACGGGAAAGCTCGCCACGGGGACGGTCAATCCCGCGACGCACTGA
- a CDS encoding ester cyclase — translation MTTEIRRKARQKLVLDHFRDEVRQQWDDVLSTFPHPHYELVSTMTVHDGGSAVREYYRNTRVAFPDQHHELISLRHSDDAVIVEFWLMGTHLGPLGNIPPTGSRFRVRMTGFFIFDASETLVCERVYFDTLSMLKQLLGGLDMRAPKNWLLAVRCFKGLLSMTSGEPPAVLTQTTPPVLDD, via the coding sequence ATGACGACTGAGATTCGACGCAAGGCCCGCCAGAAGCTGGTGCTGGACCACTTCCGCGACGAGGTGCGGCAGCAGTGGGACGACGTCCTATCGACGTTCCCTCACCCCCACTACGAGCTCGTGTCCACGATGACGGTGCACGACGGAGGCTCCGCGGTGCGCGAGTACTACCGGAACACCCGCGTCGCGTTCCCGGACCAGCACCACGAGCTCATCTCGCTGCGGCACAGCGACGACGCGGTCATCGTCGAGTTCTGGCTGATGGGGACCCACCTGGGCCCCCTGGGGAACATCCCGCCCACGGGCAGCCGCTTCCGCGTGCGCATGACGGGGTTCTTCATCTTCGACGCGTCGGAGACCCTGGTCTGTGAGCGCGTCTATTTCGACACGCTCAGCATGCTCAAGCAGCTCTTGGGAGGACTGGACATGCGCGCGCCCAAGAACTGGCTGCTCGCCGTGCGCTGCTTCAAGGGTCTGTTGTCCATGACCAGCGGCGAGCCCCCGGCGGTGCTCACCCAGACAACACCTCCGGTGCTGGACGACTGA
- a CDS encoding alpha/beta hydrolase, whose translation MSWRSVVASALLSVTAVLGGVPWTAHAEEASPVEASTPEARYPVVYLLHSGGGLNSSQWVESGGARATTENQPVITIMPEGGKAGWYTHWLLPRGVNQAWEEFHLNQLIPWVDQNLRTLAYKQGRAIAGPSMAGFGAISCAARRPDLFAYVASFSGALDLGNAAIRTVVTEESARWLNNANGAFGSPFWPFDPAWHINNPLERAAGLRTVAVALYAGSGTWDGDLLERVPAAATARLHQTLDSAGIAHHYEMYGRPKPAENPFGCDGGHNLPCWSYTFSDVLPRMLSVLDGP comes from the coding sequence GTGTCCTGGCGTTCCGTCGTCGCAAGCGCGCTCCTGTCCGTCACCGCCGTGCTGGGGGGTGTCCCCTGGACGGCCCACGCGGAAGAGGCCTCCCCGGTGGAGGCGAGCACCCCGGAGGCGCGCTACCCGGTGGTGTACCTGCTGCACAGTGGCGGTGGGCTGAACTCCTCGCAGTGGGTCGAATCCGGCGGGGCGCGGGCCACCACGGAGAACCAGCCGGTCATCACCATCATGCCGGAGGGAGGCAAGGCGGGCTGGTACACCCACTGGCTCCTCCCGCGCGGCGTGAATCAAGCGTGGGAGGAGTTCCATCTGAACCAGCTGATTCCGTGGGTGGACCAGAACCTGCGGACGCTCGCGTACAAGCAGGGCCGGGCGATTGCCGGCCCGTCGATGGCGGGCTTCGGCGCCATCAGCTGCGCGGCCCGGCGACCGGACCTGTTCGCGTACGTGGCCAGCTTCTCCGGTGCGTTGGACCTGGGGAACGCGGCCATCCGCACCGTCGTCACCGAGGAGTCGGCGCGCTGGCTCAACAACGCGAACGGGGCCTTCGGCTCGCCCTTCTGGCCCTTCGACCCGGCATGGCACATCAACAACCCGCTGGAGCGCGCCGCGGGGCTGAGGACGGTGGCGGTGGCGCTCTACGCGGGCTCGGGCACGTGGGATGGAGACCTGCTCGAGCGCGTCCCCGCCGCGGCCACGGCGCGCTTGCACCAGACGCTCGACAGCGCGGGGATTGCGCACCACTACGAGATGTATGGCCGCCCGAAGCCCGCGGAGAATCCGTTCGGCTGCGACGGCGGCCACAACCTCCCATGCTGGAGCTACACGTTCTCCGACGTGCTGCCGCGGATGTTGTCGGTGCTCGACGGGCCCTGA
- a CDS encoding DUF2780 domain-containing protein, giving the protein MDLIGQLSQQLGVDGTQAQGLAGGLLKLVQGTVKEKLGADTANQLGQAIPEMDTWQKAAPPAEPEGGGLMGALGGLMGGQGGGAGGLLGALGGAATQGAEVAAVVSLLGRFNLDASKATLVAPLLLDFLKSRLDPALVNKVLSVLPLLTGGGSSGGGLGGLGGLFGGR; this is encoded by the coding sequence ATGGACCTCATCGGACAGCTCTCACAGCAGCTCGGAGTCGATGGCACGCAGGCGCAGGGCCTCGCGGGCGGCCTGCTGAAGCTGGTGCAAGGCACGGTGAAGGAGAAGCTCGGCGCGGACACCGCGAACCAGCTGGGCCAGGCCATCCCGGAGATGGACACGTGGCAGAAGGCCGCGCCTCCCGCCGAGCCGGAGGGTGGCGGGCTCATGGGCGCGCTCGGCGGGCTCATGGGTGGCCAGGGTGGTGGCGCGGGAGGGCTGCTGGGCGCGCTGGGTGGCGCGGCGACGCAGGGCGCGGAGGTGGCCGCCGTCGTCTCGTTGCTCGGCCGCTTCAACCTGGACGCGAGCAAGGCCACGCTCGTGGCGCCGCTGCTGCTCGACTTCCTCAAGTCGCGATTGGACCCAGCGCTCGTCAACAAGGTCCTCTCGGTGCTCCCCCTGCTCACCGGCGGTGGTTCCTCTGGCGGCGGTCTGGGAGGTCTGGGCGGGCTGTTCGGCGGGCGCTGA
- a CDS encoding ABC transporter permease encodes MSALLEDVRFALRLLLKSRGFTLVSVLTLALAIGANTALFSVVNGVLLRPLPFPEPDRLMQVVRVNKDHGRSASQSIPAYTWMTAEGSPFSRVSAHEQLLSGFSVVGDGLPERLSGARVTGSFFETFGARPTLGRDFLPEEDVVGGPRVVILSEGLWQRRFGGAPDVVGRSIVLNDEPYTVVGVAPATFAHPRGALLWTPLQLDLTDRADVNYLFVTGRLRPGITLDGATAMLRTLGGRVRTESPGLLDEGQEYVPVELRTYLAGDLRLALWVLLGAVGLVLLIACVNLANLQLARAASRNREWVVRAALGAAPGRLARQMLTESLLLSVLGGGLGVLLAAAALPGLLALAPDTSPLLSQDSSQVGIDGAVMGFTLAASLLTGLLFGLLPAWQASRTDLETALRQGAQRTTLGPTGGRTRALLVVGQVALAVMLLVGAALLIRGFFALQNVQPGFDPHGVHVLRMSLPEARYGTPQTLERFEAQVEERVRALPGVEGVGFTAALPMGAGPSMSFSIEGKYTGDDNGPGAGWGQYRPVNPGYFEALRIGLVRGRLLTASDVAGSEPVVVINETAARRFWQGEDPMGQRIRVAHSVPGLRDEVPRVVVGVVRDVREDGLNDEPPPVMYLAPGQMSQGIAALLVRMIPRNLLVRAPGGHAEIIAAVQREVWAVDPQQPVMETLKLADHVARSLGSERFNMVLLAMMAALALLLAAVGIYGVLSYLVSQRTREMGVRLALGATRGEVVRLVLRQGMGSVAGGVVLGCAGALALTRLVSGFVHGVSALDPLSFIAAPLVLLTVGLVATWLPALRASRVDPIIALKYD; translated from the coding sequence GTGTCCGCGCTGCTCGAAGATGTCCGCTTCGCCCTCCGGCTCTTGCTCAAGAGCCGGGGATTCACGCTCGTCTCGGTCCTGACGCTGGCCCTGGCCATCGGGGCGAACACCGCCCTCTTCAGCGTGGTCAACGGCGTCCTGTTGCGGCCCTTGCCGTTCCCCGAGCCCGACCGGCTGATGCAGGTGGTGCGCGTCAACAAGGACCATGGGCGCTCGGCCTCACAGTCCATCCCGGCCTACACGTGGATGACCGCGGAGGGTTCACCCTTCTCGCGTGTCTCCGCCCACGAGCAGTTGCTCTCGGGCTTCAGCGTCGTGGGTGACGGCCTGCCGGAGCGGCTATCGGGCGCCCGGGTGACCGGGAGCTTCTTCGAGACCTTCGGCGCGAGGCCCACGCTGGGGCGCGACTTCCTTCCGGAGGAGGACGTGGTGGGCGGCCCCCGCGTGGTCATCCTCAGTGAGGGACTGTGGCAGCGGCGCTTCGGTGGCGCACCGGACGTGGTGGGCCGCTCCATCGTCCTCAACGACGAACCCTACACGGTGGTGGGCGTGGCCCCCGCCACGTTCGCCCATCCCCGGGGCGCGCTCCTGTGGACGCCGCTCCAGCTCGACCTCACCGACCGGGCCGACGTCAACTACCTCTTCGTCACGGGAAGGCTGCGCCCGGGCATCACCCTCGACGGCGCGACGGCCATGCTGCGGACGCTGGGGGGACGCGTGCGCACGGAGAGCCCGGGCCTGCTCGACGAGGGCCAGGAGTACGTCCCGGTGGAGCTCAGGACGTACCTCGCGGGTGACCTGCGACTGGCGCTCTGGGTGTTGCTGGGCGCCGTGGGGCTGGTGTTGCTCATCGCGTGCGTGAACCTGGCCAACCTCCAGCTCGCGCGAGCGGCCTCGCGCAACCGCGAGTGGGTCGTGCGCGCGGCGCTGGGCGCGGCCCCCGGGCGGCTCGCGCGACAGATGCTCACCGAGAGCCTGCTGCTCTCCGTGTTGGGCGGAGGACTGGGGGTGCTGCTGGCCGCGGCGGCCCTGCCCGGGCTGCTCGCATTGGCACCGGACACCTCGCCCCTGCTGTCCCAAGACAGCTCCCAGGTGGGCATCGACGGCGCGGTGATGGGCTTCACGCTGGCCGCGTCACTGCTCACGGGCCTGCTGTTCGGCCTGCTGCCCGCGTGGCAGGCATCTCGCACGGACCTGGAGACCGCGCTGCGCCAAGGCGCCCAGCGAACGACGCTGGGCCCCACGGGCGGGCGCACGCGCGCGCTCCTCGTGGTGGGCCAGGTGGCGCTGGCGGTGATGTTGCTCGTGGGCGCGGCGCTGCTCATCCGGGGGTTCTTCGCGCTGCAGAACGTCCAGCCGGGCTTCGACCCGCACGGCGTCCACGTGCTCCGGATGTCGCTGCCCGAGGCGCGCTACGGCACGCCGCAGACCCTGGAGCGCTTCGAGGCGCAGGTGGAGGAGCGCGTGCGGGCGTTGCCCGGCGTGGAGGGGGTCGGCTTCACCGCCGCGCTGCCCATGGGCGCGGGCCCCAGCATGTCGTTCTCCATCGAGGGCAAGTACACGGGCGATGACAACGGCCCGGGCGCGGGCTGGGGGCAGTACCGTCCGGTGAACCCGGGCTACTTCGAGGCGCTGCGCATCGGCCTGGTGCGAGGACGGCTCCTGACGGCGTCGGACGTGGCGGGCTCGGAGCCGGTGGTGGTCATCAACGAGACGGCGGCGCGCCGGTTCTGGCAGGGCGAGGACCCCATGGGCCAGCGCATCCGGGTGGCGCATTCGGTGCCGGGCCTCCGGGACGAGGTCCCTCGCGTCGTGGTGGGCGTGGTGCGAGACGTGCGCGAGGATGGCCTGAACGACGAGCCCCCGCCCGTGATGTACCTGGCGCCGGGACAGATGTCGCAGGGCATCGCCGCCCTGCTCGTGCGGATGATTCCGCGCAACCTGCTGGTGCGCGCCCCGGGAGGCCACGCGGAGATCATCGCGGCCGTCCAGCGCGAGGTGTGGGCGGTGGACCCGCAGCAGCCGGTGATGGAGACGCTGAAGCTTGCGGACCACGTCGCGCGCTCCCTCGGCTCCGAGCGCTTCAACATGGTGCTGCTGGCGATGATGGCGGCGCTGGCGCTCCTGCTCGCCGCGGTGGGCATCTACGGGGTGTTGTCCTATCTGGTGAGTCAGCGCACGCGGGAGATGGGGGTGCGCCTGGCGCTGGGCGCCACGCGGGGCGAGGTGGTGCGACTGGTGCTCCGGCAGGGCATGGGTTCGGTGGCCGGCGGCGTGGTGCTGGGGTGCGCGGGCGCGCTGGCGCTGACGCGGCTGGTGTCTGGCTTCGTCCACGGCGTCAGCGCCCTGGACCCGCTGTCGTTCATCGCCGCGCCGCTGGTGCTGCTGACGGTGGGACTGGTGGCGACGTGGCTCCCGGCGCTGCGGGCCTCGCGGGTGGACCCCATCATCGCGCTCAAGTACGACTGA
- a CDS encoding sigma 54-interacting transcriptional regulator — MALRLKEGALELGRGAAVLGEVQDAKMSRRHAQVRFDGQRFWVTDLGSQNGTFVDGAAIPTGTAHEVQRVVRMGDSLFVPSMDVRPLEAHGVEVVEGFVRGPAMQGLLREVSQARLGHSLYIHGESGTGKEGVARAFHALSPRHGGPFIAVNCAAIPESLAERLLFGARKGAYSGADVDAQGYLQSADGGTLFLDEVVELDLAVQAKLLRVLENREVIALGASKAQRIDLHVCCASNKGLRAQVASGRLREDLYFRIGRPDVSLPPLRQRPEEIPLLLERGLSPGRSLHVSLVEECLRRPWPGNVRELMSELGVAEHSAHLKGASRVEGGHLKPDAGAAFGPALSQPSEAPRAPPRKAPSKAKPLPDDERTRIELALRQHGGNVTATAEALGMHRTHLRRLLARHDIAVPDTDEEA; from the coding sequence GTGGCGCTGCGCTTGAAGGAGGGTGCGCTGGAGCTGGGACGAGGCGCCGCCGTGCTGGGAGAGGTCCAGGACGCGAAGATGTCGCGGCGCCATGCCCAGGTCCGCTTCGATGGGCAGCGCTTCTGGGTGACGGACCTGGGAAGCCAGAACGGCACGTTCGTGGATGGCGCGGCCATTCCCACGGGGACTGCCCATGAAGTCCAGCGCGTGGTGCGCATGGGCGACTCGCTCTTCGTTCCCAGCATGGACGTCCGGCCGCTCGAGGCCCACGGGGTCGAAGTCGTGGAGGGCTTCGTGCGAGGGCCCGCGATGCAAGGCCTGCTCAGGGAGGTCTCCCAGGCCCGTCTCGGCCATTCCCTGTACATCCATGGAGAGAGCGGCACCGGCAAGGAAGGCGTGGCGCGTGCCTTCCACGCCCTCTCTCCCCGGCACGGTGGCCCCTTCATCGCCGTCAATTGCGCGGCCATTCCCGAGAGCCTCGCGGAGCGGTTGTTGTTCGGTGCTCGGAAGGGGGCGTACTCGGGCGCTGACGTGGATGCGCAGGGCTACCTCCAGTCCGCGGATGGCGGCACCCTGTTCCTCGACGAGGTCGTGGAGCTGGACCTGGCGGTTCAGGCCAAGCTCCTGCGAGTGCTGGAGAACCGGGAGGTGATTGCCCTGGGCGCGTCCAAGGCGCAGCGGATTGACCTGCACGTCTGCTGCGCCAGCAACAAGGGCCTGCGCGCGCAGGTGGCGAGCGGACGACTGCGCGAGGATTTGTACTTCCGCATCGGTCGACCGGATGTCTCCCTGCCGCCGCTGCGCCAGCGCCCCGAGGAGATTCCGCTGTTGCTCGAGCGGGGGCTGTCACCCGGAAGGAGCCTGCACGTCTCGTTGGTCGAGGAGTGCCTGCGCAGGCCCTGGCCCGGCAACGTCCGAGAGCTGATGTCCGAGCTGGGCGTCGCCGAACATTCGGCGCACCTGAAAGGTGCCTCTCGGGTCGAGGGAGGTCACCTCAAGCCAGACGCTGGCGCGGCCTTCGGGCCCGCATTGTCTCAGCCGTCCGAGGCTCCACGCGCGCCGCCCCGGAAGGCTCCCTCGAAGGCGAAGCCCCTGCCCGACGATGAGCGCACCCGAATCGAACTCGCCCTGCGCCAGCACGGAGGCAACGTGACCGCCACGGCGGAAGCACTGGGCATGCACCGCACGCACCTGCGGAGGCTGCTCGCGCGCCATGACATCGCCGTTCCCGACACGGACGAGGAGGCGTGA